In Dehalococcoidia bacterium, one genomic interval encodes:
- a CDS encoding methytransferase partner Trm112: MRKDLMEILACPMCKSELTLTIDEEKDDEVIRGTLYCAKCDERYPIEDSIPNLLPPDLRKATSGA, translated from the coding sequence ATGCGCAAAGACCTGATGGAGATCCTCGCCTGCCCGATGTGCAAGAGCGAGTTGACGCTCACGATCGACGAAGAGAAGGACGACGAAGTGATCCGCGGCACGCTCTATTGCGCCAAGTGCGACGAGCGATACCCGATCGAGGACAGCATTCCGAACCTGTTGCCGCCGGACCTGCGGAAGGCGACCAGCGGCGCATAG
- a CDS encoding lysylphosphatidylglycerol synthase transmembrane domain-containing protein has translation MLRLIEPRLLIRTAVSLALLGFLFWRVDLGDAWDALRSANYVYIAPAIVLFGASKLLVAQRWGLMMSTFAQIPLAQLFGIFMVSCMANNIVPARIGDLIRVQVPAQRYDVSRARLAATVFATESLLDGIAFAVLGLIGLALINIEGFPTEIFWGLLGLITGAVLAVIPLSHLKLSEGWTQRGFIPLLPDPPRLLLEEAVPHFIDGLAVFRDLRLGAQAMALSFAIWLLEVGMFALFGLAFGIHLSMPAWMLIMIAANMISAVPIAPSNIGAYEVAITELVKALGVAAGPAGAFAIAAHIFNIASITVMGVISLYALRLTWADVFSFGNPAPKAVPADEAA, from the coding sequence ATGCTACGCCTCATCGAGCCGCGCCTGCTCATCCGCACGGCTGTCAGCCTTGCCCTGCTGGGTTTCCTCTTCTGGCGCGTCGACCTCGGCGACGCATGGGATGCGCTGCGATCCGCGAACTACGTGTACATCGCGCCGGCGATCGTGCTGTTCGGCGCGTCGAAGCTGCTCGTCGCCCAGCGCTGGGGCCTGATGATGTCGACGTTCGCGCAGATCCCGCTGGCGCAGCTCTTCGGCATCTTCATGGTGTCGTGCATGGCGAACAACATCGTACCGGCGCGGATCGGCGACCTGATCCGCGTGCAGGTGCCGGCGCAGCGCTACGACGTGAGCCGCGCCCGGCTGGCGGCGACGGTCTTCGCGACCGAATCGCTGCTGGATGGCATTGCGTTCGCGGTATTGGGGCTGATCGGGCTGGCGCTGATCAACATCGAAGGCTTTCCGACGGAGATCTTCTGGGGCTTGCTGGGTCTGATCACGGGGGCCGTGCTGGCGGTGATCCCGCTCTCGCACCTGAAGCTTTCGGAAGGGTGGACGCAGCGCGGGTTCATCCCGTTGCTGCCGGACCCGCCGCGACTGCTGCTCGAAGAAGCCGTGCCGCATTTCATCGACGGGCTTGCGGTATTTCGCGACCTGCGGCTGGGCGCGCAGGCGATGGCGCTTTCATTCGCGATCTGGCTGCTCGAAGTAGGGATGTTCGCGCTGTTCGGGCTGGCGTTCGGCATACACCTGTCGATGCCGGCGTGGATGCTGATCATGATCGCGGCGAATATGATCAGCGCGGTGCCGATCGCGCCGTCGAACATCGGCGCGTACGAGGTGGCGATCACGGAGTTGGTGAAGGCGTTGGGCGTCGCGGCGGGGCCGGCGGGGGCGTTCGCGATCGCCGCGCACATCTTCAACATCGCGTCGATCACGGTGATGGGCGTGATCTCGCTGTACGCGCTGCGACTGACGTGGGCGGACGTCTTCTCGTTCGGCAATCCGGCTCCGAAGGCGGTGCCGGCCGATGAGGCGGCGTAG
- the rpsF gene encoding 30S ribosomal protein S6: MHEYELVVVINPEIAEEEVPAAVERVTGAITSRGGEVAEVTPWGRRKLAYPIRRHVEGNYVLTNIRLDPARVHDLEGSFLISDEILRHLLIRRDED, translated from the coding sequence TTGCACGAGTACGAATTGGTGGTGGTGATCAACCCGGAGATCGCCGAGGAAGAAGTCCCGGCGGCCGTCGAGCGCGTCACCGGCGCCATCACAAGCCGCGGCGGCGAAGTCGCCGAAGTCACGCCATGGGGCCGGCGTAAGCTCGCGTACCCCATACGGCGGCATGTCGAAGGGAACTACGTCCTCACGAACATTCGCCTCGACCCCGCGCGCGTGCACGACCTCGAAGGCAGCTTTCTCATCTCCGACGAGATCCTGCGCCACCTGCTGATCCGCAGGGACGAGGACTAA
- a CDS encoding N-acetyltransferase family protein, protein MNAREGLAIRPAHERDLPRLTEIYNHYVLNTAITFDIEPYTTEMRRPWFTQFRATGPHRLLVAEADGTVVAYAGTHQFRTKAAYDTSVEVTIYCTPDVTARGIGTALYAALFDAVRDEDINAFIAGITLPNDASVTLHERFGFRPAGVMHSIGRKFDRYWDVGWYELVVRR, encoded by the coding sequence ATGAACGCCCGCGAAGGCCTCGCGATCCGCCCCGCGCACGAGCGCGACCTGCCGCGCCTGACCGAGATCTACAACCACTACGTGCTGAACACGGCCATCACGTTCGACATCGAACCGTACACCACGGAGATGCGCCGTCCCTGGTTCACACAGTTCCGCGCAACGGGGCCGCACCGCCTGCTCGTCGCCGAAGCCGACGGCACGGTCGTCGCCTACGCCGGCACGCACCAGTTCCGCACGAAAGCGGCATACGACACCAGCGTCGAAGTGACGATCTACTGCACGCCCGACGTCACCGCGCGCGGCATCGGCACCGCGTTGTACGCCGCGCTCTTCGACGCCGTCCGCGACGAAGACATCAACGCATTCATCGCGGGCATCACGCTCCCCAACGATGCGTCGGTCACGCTCCACGAACGCTTCGGCTTCCGCCCCGCGGGTGTCATGCACTCCATCGGCCGCAAGTTCGACCGCTACTGGGACGTCGGCTGGTATGAGCTGGTCGTCCGACGATAG
- a CDS encoding P1 family peptidase, translated as MPLNNDNTTLTPRTSFEDAPSLAFDFEGVRIGVAEYDEGPTGCTVIAFDKRVISASDVRGGSPGVFMADAGNCNAICFSGGSLLGLEAIAGVASEIYAMNGHKPGWEHIPCVQGAILFDMAGPNSVYPDSALGRAAVRDAKPGVLPLGARGAGRNARVGKGLGWNMSEPAGQGGAFARYGETKILVLTVVNAIGAIVDRAGRVVRGHLTNRGARVRIEEDLARRMHAAQQAPGGAPGNTTLTAVITNQRVGGRDLQQLARQVHASMARAIQPFHTINDGDVLFACSTWEVQNDALPTMALGVLASELAWDAVLASFF; from the coding sequence ATGCCACTCAACAACGACAACACCACGCTCACACCCCGCACGTCGTTCGAAGACGCGCCGTCACTGGCATTCGACTTCGAAGGCGTCCGCATCGGCGTCGCCGAGTACGACGAAGGCCCCACCGGCTGCACCGTGATTGCGTTCGACAAACGCGTGATCTCCGCATCCGATGTCCGCGGCGGCTCGCCGGGCGTGTTCATGGCGGACGCCGGCAACTGCAACGCGATCTGCTTCTCCGGCGGCTCCCTGCTCGGCCTCGAAGCGATCGCCGGTGTCGCCTCCGAGATCTACGCGATGAATGGGCACAAGCCCGGCTGGGAGCACATCCCATGCGTGCAGGGCGCGATCCTCTTCGACATGGCCGGCCCGAACAGCGTCTACCCGGATAGCGCGCTGGGACGCGCCGCAGTCCGCGACGCGAAACCCGGCGTGCTGCCGCTAGGGGCGCGTGGCGCCGGACGCAACGCGCGCGTCGGCAAGGGCCTCGGCTGGAACATGAGCGAGCCCGCCGGACAGGGAGGCGCATTCGCGCGGTACGGCGAGACGAAGATCCTCGTGCTCACCGTCGTCAACGCGATCGGCGCCATCGTCGACCGCGCCGGCCGCGTCGTTCGCGGACACCTCACCAACAGAGGCGCCCGCGTGCGCATCGAAGAGGATCTTGCGCGGCGCATGCACGCTGCGCAGCAGGCGCCCGGCGGCGCGCCCGGCAACACGACGCTCACCGCCGTCATCACCAACCAGCGCGTCGGCGGCCGCGACCTGCAACAACTCGCACGCCAGGTCCACGCGTCGATGGCCCGCGCCATCCAGCCGTTCCACACGATCAACGACGGCGACGTGCTCTTCGCCTGCAGCACCTGGGAAGTCCAGAACGACGCGCTCCCCACGATGGCGCTCGGGGTCCTCGCGTCCGAACTCGCGTGGGATGCCGTGCTGGCGTCGTTCTTCTGA
- a CDS encoding antibiotic biosynthesis monooxygenase family protein: MAQYVTIRRWTLKEGVSESDLVALVRDGIIPAYRKQPGCLRLMLLRVADPPSYLATTHWESKEAYDRWAGEGGQSWRDEYRPTLERWLEFMTFQDEWETDLVVASD; this comes from the coding sequence ATGGCCCAGTACGTCACGATCCGGCGGTGGACCCTCAAAGAGGGCGTCTCGGAAAGCGATCTCGTTGCCCTCGTGCGCGATGGCATCATCCCGGCATACAGGAAACAACCCGGCTGTCTGCGGCTGATGCTCCTGCGCGTCGCCGATCCACCTTCCTATCTCGCGACGACGCACTGGGAGAGCAAGGAAGCCTACGATCGTTGGGCCGGCGAAGGCGGCCAATCCTGGCGCGATGAATATCGCCCGACGCTCGAACGTTGGTTGGAGTTCATGACGTTTCAAGACGAGTGGGAGACCGACCTCGTCGTCGCCAGCGACTGA